From Woronichinia naegeliana WA131, the proteins below share one genomic window:
- a CDS encoding type II toxin-antitoxin system RelE/ParE family toxin: MLKINLSRQATKRLKKLPDKHAKQVATKINEMRANPYPQDSLKLKGYPYHRADVGEYRIVYRVEEQTLEILLIDKRNDDEIYKQLKRTIL, from the coding sequence ATGCTTAAGATCAATCTATCTCGACAAGCAACTAAACGCTTGAAAAAACTGCCAGATAAACACGCTAAACAAGTAGCAACAAAAATCAATGAAATGAGGGCAAATCCGTATCCTCAAGATTCTCTCAAGTTGAAAGGCTACCCTTACCACAGAGCAGATGTGGGGGAATATCGGATTGTTTATCGCGTTGAGGAGCAAACCCTAGAAATCTTACTGATTGACAAACGAAATGATGATGAAATCTACAAACAACTCAAGAGAACAATTTTATAG
- a CDS encoding type II toxin-antitoxin system Phd/YefM family antitoxin, whose protein sequence is MKTLGASEAKNRFGEMLDLARREPVQIAKKGRSVAVVLSIEEFERFSDLENQLLALKAENAHQEGFIGTVESETLLSEILNA, encoded by the coding sequence ATGAAAACATTGGGAGCATCAGAAGCCAAAAATCGCTTTGGTGAAATGTTAGACTTAGCCCGTAGAGAGCCAGTCCAGATCGCCAAAAAAGGACGTAGTGTCGCCGTTGTCTTGTCAATCGAAGAATTTGAGAGATTTTCAGATTTAGAAAATCAACTTTTGGCCTTAAAAGCAGAAAATGCTCATCAGGAAGGTTTCATCGGAACTGTAGAAAGTGAAACTTTACTATCAGAAATTTTAAATGCTTAA
- a CDS encoding BrnT family toxin → MQFEWDEAKNIENIRKHEIDFADVPTMFDGKMLIELDDRFDYGEDRWFGIGFLGSGIAVVVWTERQQNVFRIISARRANRHEQKRFEQYLSY, encoded by the coding sequence ATGCAATTTGAGTGGGATGAAGCGAAAAATATTGAAAACATTCGTAAACATGAGATTGATTTTGCTGATGTTCCCACGATGTTTGACGGAAAAATGCTGATTGAGCTAGATGATCGTTTTGACTATGGCGAAGATCGCTGGTTTGGAATCGGTTTTCTCGGTTCTGGAATAGCAGTAGTAGTCTGGACAGAACGTCAACAGAATGTCTTCCGAATCATTTCAGCACGAAGAGCCAACCGTCATGAGCAGAAACGATTTGAACAGTACCTCTCGTACTAA
- a CDS encoding BrnA antitoxin family protein: MESRSEENIDYSDIPPLTDDFFERATLCIPAEQAQDLVQLDPDVKQWFQAQGEQYKTLINSVLRQYIESIQTQRRA; encoded by the coding sequence TTGGAGTCAAGGTCAGAAGAGAATATTGACTACTCGGATATTCCACCTCTGACAGATGATTTTTTTGAACGAGCTACTTTATGTATCCCAGCAGAGCAAGCGCAGGACTTGGTTCAGCTTGATCCAGATGTGAAGCAATGGTTTCAGGCTCAAGGAGAACAGTATAAAACTTTAATAAACAGTGTTCTACGCCAATACATAGAAAGCATCCAAACTCAGCGACGAGCATGA
- a CDS encoding Mur ligase family protein, translating to MQLLDRIRLGVAVGVAKAVTTLVRWLRLGAASVLPGEIARRLHPRLLPLLSEQVKQGIILVVGTNGKTTTSLLLRTILEDQGVKVTHNATGANLINGLITALLADANLVGQLKTDYAILEVDENILPLVLRECQPRVILALNLFRDQLDRYGEVDTISQRWQTAIAPLPLETTIVLNADDPTLSHLGQRLKQRVCYFGLNEPKLYLEEIPHAVDSIYCPSCGHPLDYRGVYLSHLGDFSCPSCGFSKSQPAFHSSEWPQILIGVYNKYNTLAAGLVAQQLGIGNEQIFDNIKSFKAAFGRAEELTVDGKHIRILLSKNPVGMNETIRAVNDIKAAGKSSTTLLVLNDRIPDGTDVSWIWDVDTEKLVALGGTFIVSGDRVYDLALRLEYSREQINNNENFTLIIEEDLSTAVQRALELTPDDETLHIIPTYSAMLEVRGLLTGRKIL from the coding sequence ATGCAGCTATTGGATAGAATTCGTTTGGGGGTAGCCGTCGGAGTGGCTAAAGCAGTGACAACCTTGGTACGGTGGTTGCGTTTAGGGGCCGCCAGTGTATTGCCCGGAGAAATTGCCCGTCGTCTTCATCCTCGTTTACTGCCGTTACTCTCTGAACAAGTGAAACAGGGCATTATTTTAGTCGTAGGAACCAACGGTAAAACCACGACTTCCCTACTTTTGAGAACGATTTTAGAAGATCAGGGGGTCAAAGTGACCCATAATGCAACGGGAGCTAACCTCATTAATGGTCTGATTACGGCTTTATTGGCCGATGCCAATTTGGTGGGACAGTTGAAAACGGATTACGCCATTTTGGAAGTCGATGAAAATATTTTGCCTCTGGTATTGCGGGAATGTCAGCCCAGGGTGATCCTGGCTCTAAATCTTTTTCGAGATCAGTTAGACCGTTATGGAGAGGTAGATACCATTAGTCAACGCTGGCAAACGGCGATCGCGCCTCTCCCTCTCGAAACCACCATTGTCTTAAACGCGGATGATCCTACCCTTTCTCACCTGGGCCAACGCCTTAAGCAACGGGTCTGTTATTTTGGCTTGAATGAACCGAAACTCTATCTAGAAGAAATTCCCCATGCCGTAGATTCCATTTACTGCCCTAGTTGTGGTCATCCCTTGGATTATCGTGGGGTTTACCTTTCCCATTTAGGAGACTTTAGCTGTCCTAGCTGTGGTTTTAGTAAGAGTCAGCCCGCTTTCCATAGTAGTGAATGGCCCCAGATTCTAATTGGCGTTTATAACAAGTACAATACTCTGGCTGCCGGTTTGGTGGCCCAGCAGTTAGGGATCGGAAACGAACAAATTTTTGATAATATAAAAAGCTTTAAAGCTGCCTTCGGTCGTGCAGAAGAATTAACTGTTGACGGTAAGCATATTCGTATTTTACTCTCGAAAAATCCCGTCGGTATGAATGAAACTATTCGCGCTGTCAATGATATTAAAGCGGCTGGAAAATCTTCAACGACCCTGTTGGTATTAAACGATCGCATTCCTGACGGTACGGATGTCTCTTGGATTTGGGATGTGGATACCGAAAAATTGGTTGCCCTGGGGGGAACTTTTATTGTCAGTGGCGATCGCGTTTATGACCTGGCCTTACGACTCGAATATAGCCGTGAGCAAATTAATAATAATGAAAACTTTACATTGATCATTGAAGAAGATCTCTCTACTGCTGTGCAACGGGCCCTAGAGCTAACCCCTGACGATGAAACCCTGCACATCATACCCACCTATTCCGCCATGTTAGAGGTGAGAGGATTATTAACGGGACGTAAAATTCTCTAA
- a CDS encoding glycosyltransferase produces MNQSSKFTQIAIISYDFIEGSKNSRPLMVYETLKEGTYPMDVVVYCANFSHHKKQFVEFYNRDFQAVRVPHYSRNISLMRIFSYWIFCAKIIFKQDLKHTQLIYFCVPPNELAIVALLYKFLWKKTVILDVVDLWPEAFPLPRLINPGVKFFFYLTARPIRNWLFSQADLVISQSAYFKSKLALPLSKCKVVLMGTTHPIDNRFRNFHRSSLQDCLYILYLGSINAINDLKSLISILVELQQFRKVHLSVIGGGKRLNYLKQNLESLQISSEFYGICFDHKIKDQEFKRCHFGYNGYVPSTEVAISYKSLEYLAHGLPLLNSTKGDTAQLVEKTGCGFNFQHQDWTNLLTGILELTDESYFAMQQRSLTAFEENFSWNVFRNNLTDALHSLEQKTPAKRF; encoded by the coding sequence ATGAATCAGTCTTCAAAATTCACTCAGATTGCCATTATTAGCTATGACTTTATAGAAGGCAGTAAAAATTCTCGCCCTCTCATGGTCTATGAAACCCTGAAAGAAGGCACCTATCCAATGGATGTTGTGGTTTATTGTGCTAACTTTAGTCATCACAAAAAGCAATTTGTGGAGTTTTATAATCGGGATTTTCAGGCAGTTAGAGTTCCTCACTATAGTCGCAATATCTCCCTGATGAGAATATTCTCCTATTGGATATTTTGTGCCAAAATTATTTTTAAGCAAGATTTAAAACACACACAACTTATTTATTTTTGTGTCCCTCCCAATGAGTTGGCGATCGTGGCTTTACTATACAAATTTTTATGGAAAAAGACCGTTATTTTGGATGTCGTTGATCTCTGGCCAGAAGCCTTTCCTCTGCCTCGTTTGATCAATCCTGGGGTTAAATTTTTCTTTTATTTGACCGCTAGACCGATCCGTAATTGGTTATTTAGCCAAGCCGACCTTGTTATCTCCCAATCTGCTTATTTCAAGTCTAAATTAGCTTTGCCTTTATCGAAATGTAAGGTTGTTTTAATGGGAACAACTCATCCCATTGATAATCGGTTCAGAAATTTTCATCGTAGTTCCTTGCAAGATTGCCTTTATATTCTCTATCTCGGTTCAATTAATGCCATTAATGATCTCAAGTCCCTGATTAGCATTTTGGTGGAGTTACAGCAGTTTAGAAAAGTTCATTTGTCAGTCATTGGGGGAGGCAAAAGACTAAACTATCTCAAGCAAAATCTTGAGTCTCTCCAGATTAGTTCTGAATTTTATGGGATTTGTTTTGATCACAAGATTAAGGATCAGGAATTTAAACGTTGTCATTTTGGCTATAACGGTTATGTCCCTTCCACAGAAGTTGCTATTTCCTATAAATCCTTAGAATATTTAGCCCATGGTTTACCCTTGCTTAATTCTACTAAAGGAGATACGGCTCAATTGGTTGAGAAAACTGGCTGCGGTTTTAATTTTCAGCACCAGGATTGGACGAATTTACTAACGGGAATCTTAGAACTAACGGATGAAAGTTACTTTGCTATGCAGCAGCGATCGCTGACGGCCTTTGAGGAAAACTTTTCTTGGAATGTCTTTAGAAATAATCTCACCGATGCACTCCATTCTCTAGAACAGAAAACGCCGGCAAAAAGATTTTAG
- a CDS encoding class A beta-lactamase-related serine hydrolase, whose amino-acid sequence MPFFRTDDSLSRVAHAILESAWQAFPSLKQDQIALTWIVYDPPVIVNTGGAISAAEFWQYGVRGFSYRGFERIYPASLVKLFYLVAIAEWLEGGMVSDSPELQRAMRDMIRDSSNDATSLVVDTLTGTTSGPELSSGPFETWQHQRNLVNRYFQSLGWEELNGINVNQKTWGDGPYGRERAFVGELLDNRNCLTTDAMARLLHSIIGGVAVSSQGSQQMMALLHRDLKVSPPDAGEENQVTGFLGEALPKNAHLWSKAGWTSQVRHDCAYIEIPNQDPYLLVVFTEGKENAKNRQILPFLSSAFANAH is encoded by the coding sequence ATGCCTTTTTTTCGTACCGATGATTCCTTGAGTCGAGTTGCTCATGCCATTTTGGAAAGTGCTTGGCAGGCTTTTCCCAGTCTCAAGCAAGATCAAATTGCCCTTACCTGGATTGTCTATGATCCCCCAGTCATTGTTAATACGGGAGGAGCTATTTCCGCCGCAGAGTTTTGGCAATATGGGGTGAGAGGATTTTCCTATCGGGGTTTTGAACGTATTTATCCCGCCAGTCTAGTTAAATTATTTTACTTAGTGGCGATCGCGGAATGGTTAGAGGGGGGAATGGTCAGCGACTCACCAGAATTACAACGGGCAATGCGAGATATGATCCGAGATTCCAGTAATGATGCGACCAGTTTAGTGGTAGATACTTTGACGGGAACAACGAGTGGGCCAGAACTATCTTCTGGCCCTTTTGAAACTTGGCAACATCAGCGCAATTTAGTCAATCGTTATTTTCAATCCCTCGGTTGGGAAGAATTAAATGGGATTAATGTCAATCAAAAAACCTGGGGAGACGGCCCCTATGGACGAGAAAGAGCTTTTGTGGGCGAACTATTGGATAATCGCAATTGCTTAACAACGGATGCTATGGCCCGTTTACTGCATAGTATTATTGGTGGAGTGGCAGTTTCCTCCCAGGGATCGCAACAAATGATGGCATTATTACATCGTGATCTGAAAGTGTCTCCTCCCGATGCGGGTGAAGAAAATCAAGTCACTGGTTTTTTAGGGGAAGCATTACCGAAAAATGCCCATCTTTGGTCAAAAGCCGGCTGGACAAGTCAAGTCCGCCATGATTGCGCCTATATTGAAATCCCCAATCAAGATCCCTACCTTTTAGTTGTGTTTACAGAAGGCAAGGAAAATGCCAAAAATCGGCAAATTTTGCCCTTTCTTTCCAGTGCTTTTGCCAATGCTCATTAG
- the murA gene encoding UDP-N-acetylglucosamine 1-carboxyvinyltransferase, with translation MNSTYQPTAISTDESQPVIEIYGRASLKGEVRISGAKNSALAIMAGTILCSDDCRLQNLPGLADIDRMCQILSAIGVKSKRNGDVLDIDARDVGHFQAPYELVSQLRASFFVIGPLLARLGHTEVPLPGGCAIGARPVDLHVRGLQAMGADVRIERGVVHASVKGNRRRLTGAKIYLDYPSVGATETIMMAATLAEGETMIENAAQEPEIVDLANFCRSMGAKIQGDGTNTILIDGVERLHTTDFPIIPDRIEAGTFLCAGAITHSEISLYPVVPEHLASAIAKLREIGPKVVVEDRDRVRLLPSSLKATNIETLPYPGFPTDMQAQFMALLAVSEGNSLVTETVFENRLQHVAELQRMGANIRVKGNTAIVQGVPLLSGAPVMSTDLRASAALVIAGLAAEGTTVIQGLKHMDRGYEDIEGKLRKLGANLRRIHSPLAVANPFVTA, from the coding sequence ATTAATTCTACTTATCAGCCTACCGCTATCTCGACGGATGAATCGCAGCCTGTCATTGAAATCTATGGCCGCGCTTCTCTGAAAGGGGAAGTTCGCATTAGTGGCGCGAAGAACTCAGCCTTAGCGATTATGGCGGGGACGATTCTCTGTTCGGATGATTGCCGCTTACAAAATTTACCTGGTTTGGCGGATATTGACCGTATGTGCCAGATTTTGTCGGCGATCGGGGTTAAATCAAAGCGTAATGGCGATGTATTAGATATTGATGCCCGTGATGTAGGACATTTTCAAGCTCCCTATGAATTAGTTTCTCAACTAAGAGCTAGTTTTTTTGTCATTGGCCCGCTTTTAGCTCGTCTGGGTCATACGGAAGTGCCTTTACCAGGCGGCTGTGCGATCGGTGCCCGTCCCGTTGATTTGCACGTGCGGGGTTTACAGGCGATGGGTGCGGATGTGAGGATTGAGCGAGGTGTGGTTCATGCTTCCGTGAAGGGCAATCGTCGTCGTTTAACGGGGGCAAAAATTTATCTTGATTATCCCAGCGTCGGAGCGACAGAAACCATTATGATGGCTGCGACCCTGGCAGAAGGGGAAACGATGATCGAAAATGCAGCCCAGGAACCGGAAATTGTTGATTTAGCCAATTTCTGTCGTTCGATGGGAGCCAAAATTCAAGGAGACGGAACCAATACTATCTTGATTGACGGGGTTGAGCGACTGCATACGACCGATTTTCCCATTATTCCCGATCGCATTGAAGCCGGAACCTTTCTCTGTGCGGGGGCGATTACCCACTCTGAAATTAGTCTTTATCCGGTTGTACCGGAGCATCTGGCCTCGGCGATCGCCAAATTACGGGAAATTGGCCCTAAAGTCGTAGTGGAAGACCGCGATCGGGTACGTCTGCTACCCTCTTCCTTAAAAGCAACCAATATTGAAACCTTACCCTATCCAGGCTTCCCCACAGATATGCAGGCCCAATTTATGGCCCTATTGGCAGTGAGTGAAGGCAATAGTCTGGTGACAGAAACCGTCTTTGAAAATCGCTTACAGCACGTGGCTGAGTTACAGCGCATGGGGGCCAATATCCGCGTTAAGGGCAATACGGCGATCGTACAAGGGGTTCCTTTGCTGTCTGGTGCCCCCGTGATGTCCACCGATTTACGTGCCTCAGCGGCCTTAGTCATTGCCGGATTAGCCGCAGAAGGTACAACGGTTATTCAAGGTTTAAAACACATGGATCGCGGCTACGAAGATATTGAAGGCAAACTCCGCAAATTAGGAGCGAATCTACGCCGGATTCACTCGCCTCTAGCGGTTGCTAATCCTTTTGTAACGGCTTAA
- a CDS encoding RNA methyltransferase produces MSRPTLITSLQNPLVKEIRKLHQTKGRREQNRLLIEGTHLIETAYQANCSFTIFIYTNDWQAKNSLLWQQVSQCSEHCVQVSPEVLSTLATTVNPDGAIATLNRSQFLPCSLLSPSSPSPRLTPSPPTLGLILERLQDPGNLGTIMRTAVATGVEALWVSEDTVELDHPKVLRASAGSWFNLPKTTCPDLPQLLTHLQQQGLQVIATLPTAQQCYWDLDFSRPSVLVLGNEGNGLSAKLTALADQRVLIPQRQTVESLNVAIAASVLLYEVQRQRWQNSQGSD; encoded by the coding sequence GTGTCTAGGCCGACTCTCATCACTAGTCTCCAAAATCCCCTGGTTAAAGAGATTCGTAAACTTCACCAGACAAAAGGACGACGGGAACAAAATCGGTTATTAATAGAAGGAACTCATCTGATCGAGACTGCTTACCAGGCGAATTGTTCCTTTACAATTTTTATCTATACGAACGATTGGCAAGCAAAAAATTCCTTACTTTGGCAACAGGTTAGTCAATGCTCCGAACATTGCGTGCAAGTTAGCCCTGAAGTATTAAGCACCTTGGCCACAACCGTTAATCCTGATGGTGCGATCGCCACCTTAAACCGCTCCCAATTCCTCCCCTGCTCCCTACTTTCCCCATCCTCCCCATCTCCCCGACTCACCCCATCTCCCCCAACCTTGGGCCTAATCCTCGAACGACTCCAGGATCCGGGCAATTTAGGCACGATTATGCGTACCGCAGTGGCAACAGGAGTAGAAGCTTTATGGGTCAGCGAAGATACCGTAGAGTTAGATCATCCCAAAGTGTTAAGAGCGTCGGCGGGCAGTTGGTTTAATTTACCCAAAACGACTTGTCCTGATTTACCGCAATTGTTAACTCATTTGCAACAGCAGGGTCTTCAGGTGATTGCCACCTTACCCACAGCCCAACAATGTTATTGGGATCTGGATTTTTCCCGTCCTTCGGTGCTTGTTCTGGGCAATGAAGGTAATGGCTTAAGTGCAAAGTTAACCGCTTTGGCCGATCAACGGGTACTGATTCCCCAACGTCAAACGGTTGAATCTCTCAATGTGGCGATCGCTGCTTCGGTCTTGCTTTATGAAGTGCAACGGCAAAGATGGCAAAATTCCCAGGGATCGGACTGA
- a CDS encoding MFS transporter, with protein MTILIPVIYLYGRQFGLNDFQTSLLFSMYSFAQFFATPVIGKLADRWGRKPLLLISLGGTVIANFLAGTATTASLLFFARFLDGVTGGNASVAQAVIADVTTPENRAKAFGINGAAFGLGFVLGPVISLFAQKISLGAAFLCSSFIALIAFVLTLLFLPETLKEKAKKANNIFDLGLGNLVKGLMFPRIGILLIINFLTGTTFTIFTYAFQPYFIHVLHQDSQSLTLMFLTFGILGVIMQTGGISLLTRQLSLVKILFLGLLVRGLSFLFMPIWPNVIYFVIVSIAFSLFNSLVQPMISALISLNSNSEDQGMVLGLNSSYLGVSNAFGPVIAGMLIHQAYPETYAYPLYLAGILTLSVLGVAIATRRQYSGQIIASS; from the coding sequence ATGACGATTTTGATCCCAGTTATCTATCTTTATGGCAGACAGTTTGGGCTGAATGATTTTCAAACCAGTTTACTATTCTCGATGTACTCCTTTGCTCAATTTTTTGCCACTCCCGTCATTGGCAAACTGGCGGATCGTTGGGGACGAAAACCCTTACTATTGATCAGCTTAGGAGGAACTGTGATTGCTAACTTTTTGGCTGGCACAGCAACTACCGCTAGTCTGCTCTTTTTTGCCCGTTTTTTGGATGGTGTAACCGGCGGCAATGCCTCCGTTGCTCAAGCCGTAATTGCCGATGTCACAACGCCAGAAAATCGAGCTAAAGCCTTTGGTATCAATGGAGCCGCCTTCGGATTAGGCTTTGTGCTTGGCCCCGTCATTAGTCTCTTTGCTCAGAAGATTTCCCTCGGAGCAGCTTTCCTCTGTTCATCGTTTATTGCCCTAATCGCTTTTGTTTTAACCCTGCTTTTTTTACCCGAAACGTTAAAAGAAAAAGCAAAAAAAGCGAATAATATTTTTGATTTAGGATTGGGTAATTTAGTTAAAGGTTTGATGTTTCCAAGAATTGGCATTTTATTAATTATCAACTTCCTAACTGGCACAACTTTCACTATTTTTACCTATGCCTTTCAACCCTACTTTATCCACGTTCTTCATCAAGATAGTCAATCCCTAACACTAATGTTTTTAACCTTTGGTATCTTAGGGGTGATTATGCAAACTGGGGGAATTTCTCTACTCACTCGCCAATTGAGTTTAGTGAAAATTCTATTTTTAGGATTATTGGTGCGGGGCCTATCTTTTCTGTTTATGCCAATTTGGCCTAATGTTATTTACTTTGTTATCGTTAGTATTGCTTTTTCGCTTTTTAATTCCCTCGTACAACCAATGATCAGTGCTTTGATTTCACTCAATAGTAACTCAGAGGATCAGGGCATGGTCTTGGGTTTAAATTCTTCCTATCTCGGTGTTTCTAATGCTTTCGGCCCCGTTATTGCCGGAATGCTTATTCACCAAGCTTATCCTGAAACCTATGCTTACCCTCTTTATTTAGCCGGTATTCTGACCCTTTCTGTCTTGGGAGTGGCGATCGCCACTCGTCGTCAATATAGTGGTCAAATCATTGCATCTTCCTAG
- a CDS encoding diflavin flavoprotein — protein MVSTSLKAEKRLTIQTAAIAPDTTVLRSLDWDRDRFDIEFGLQNGTTYNSYLIRGDKIALVDSSHEKFRQLYLDTLTGLIDPQAIDYLVISHTEPDHSGLVKDLLQLAPQITVVGSKVAIQFLDNFVHQPFERRLVKSGDTLDLGQGHVLEFVSAPNLHWPDTMLTYDQGTQILYTCDVFGMHYCSDTLFDEDLSKIEPDYRFYYDCLMGPNARSVLAAMKRMDDLGAIQIVANGHGPLLQHNVTELLARYRHWSQSQAKAEKSVVVFYIADYGYSDRLSQSIAKGITKTGVGVETVDLGSADPQEVQEIVNRSAAIVLGMPPLAGENSGEITTNLGTILAAAQTKQLIGLYESYGGNDEPLDPLLTKFREVGLSPGFPSIKVKELPTEAIYQLCEESGTDLGQTLIQTSKIKQLKSLDNDLEKAVGRLSGGLYIITATKGEMKSAMLASWVAQASFDPPGFTVAVAKDRAIESLMQVGDRFVLNILEEGNYQRLMKHFLKRFPPGADRFAGVSTQLAVNGSPILTEALAYLECEVVSRLECSDHWIVYSKVSTGRVSKPEALTAVHHRKVGNYY, from the coding sequence ATGGTTTCAACGTCCCTCAAAGCGGAAAAGCGACTCACCATCCAAACCGCAGCGATCGCCCCTGACACAACGGTTCTGCGTTCTCTAGACTGGGATCGAGATCGATTTGACATTGAATTCGGCTTACAGAATGGGACAACCTATAATTCCTATCTGATTCGGGGAGACAAAATCGCCTTAGTCGATAGCTCCCATGAAAAATTTCGCCAACTTTACCTCGACACCCTCACAGGGTTAATTGATCCCCAAGCCATTGATTATCTGGTGATTAGCCATACCGAACCAGACCATAGCGGTTTAGTCAAAGATTTATTGCAATTGGCTCCCCAGATCACAGTGGTGGGTTCTAAGGTTGCGATCCAGTTTTTAGATAATTTTGTCCATCAGCCCTTTGAACGACGACTGGTTAAAAGTGGAGATACTTTGGATTTGGGTCAAGGCCATGTGCTTGAATTTGTTAGTGCGCCCAATTTGCATTGGCCCGATACTATGCTGACCTACGACCAGGGAACCCAGATTTTATATACCTGTGATGTCTTTGGAATGCACTATTGTTCTGACACACTTTTTGATGAAGATTTAAGCAAAATTGAACCGGATTATCGCTTTTATTATGATTGTTTGATGGGCCCTAACGCCCGTTCTGTTTTAGCGGCGATGAAACGGATGGATGATCTAGGTGCAATTCAAATTGTCGCCAATGGTCATGGGCCACTTCTACAACATAATGTGACAGAATTATTGGCCCGCTATCGCCATTGGAGTCAGTCCCAAGCCAAAGCCGAAAAATCCGTTGTGGTCTTCTATATTGCTGACTATGGTTACAGCGATCGCCTTTCCCAGAGTATCGCCAAGGGGATTACGAAAACGGGGGTTGGGGTGGAAACAGTGGATTTAGGTTCTGCCGATCCCCAAGAAGTGCAGGAAATTGTCAACCGTTCTGCCGCGATCGTCTTAGGAATGCCTCCCTTAGCCGGAGAAAACAGTGGGGAAATTACTACCAATTTGGGAACGATTCTAGCGGCGGCCCAAACTAAACAATTGATTGGACTTTATGAATCCTACGGTGGCAATGATGAACCCCTTGATCCCCTATTAACTAAATTCCGAGAAGTGGGTTTAAGTCCTGGTTTTCCAAGTATCAAAGTCAAAGAATTACCCACAGAAGCGATTTATCAACTCTGTGAAGAATCGGGAACTGACCTCGGACAAACCCTCATTCAAACTAGCAAAATTAAACAGTTAAAATCTCTAGATAATGATCTGGAAAAAGCGGTTGGTCGTCTCAGTGGTGGGCTGTATATTATTACGGCTACTAAGGGCGAGATGAAAAGTGCCATGTTAGCGTCCTGGGTTGCTCAGGCCAGTTTTGATCCGCCAGGTTTTACCGTTGCTGTGGCTAAAGATCGGGCGATTGAATCCCTTATGCAAGTCGGCGATCGCTTTGTTTTAAATATTCTTGAAGAGGGCAATTATCAACGCTTAATGAAGCATTTCCTCAAACGATTTCCGCCTGGTGCTGATCGATTTGCAGGAGTCAGTACCCAATTAGCGGTCAACGGTTCTCCTATTTTAACGGAAGCCCTCGCCTATTTAGAATGTGAAGTAGTCAGTCGTTTAGAATGTAGTGATCACTGGATTGTCTATAGCAAAGTTAGTACTGGTCGGGTCTCTAAGCCCGAAGCCCTAACGGCTGTTCATCACCGCAAAGTCGGTAATTATTATTAA
- a CDS encoding pantothenate kinase: METIEKSEYWLGLMIGNSRLHWAEFQKERLLKTWETDHFSREEIIKNWQETYPLYFASVVPQQTELWQQVPQSTQLTLSHIPMADLYSSMGIDRALAALGAGETYGFPVLVIDAGTALTLTAINPERQLLGGAILPGLTMQFQSLQQKTAQLPALVLPSDLPSLWATDTTTAIESGILYVLLAGIKHFVEDWYAQYSQGAIALTGGDADILFKYIKTQYPSLAKKMIIDKNLIFWGMRSLLSDLSKGKY; encoded by the coding sequence ATGGAAACAATAGAAAAAAGCGAATATTGGTTAGGATTAATGATTGGCAATTCTCGTTTGCACTGGGCAGAATTTCAGAAAGAAAGATTACTTAAAACTTGGGAAACTGATCACTTTTCTAGGGAAGAAATTATTAAAAATTGGCAAGAAACATATCCTCTCTATTTTGCCTCCGTAGTTCCTCAACAAACGGAACTCTGGCAACAAGTCCCCCAATCAACTCAGTTAACGTTGTCTCACATCCCGATGGCAGATCTCTATTCCTCAATGGGCATTGATCGAGCTTTAGCGGCTTTAGGAGCAGGTGAAACCTATGGCTTTCCAGTGTTAGTAATTGATGCGGGTACGGCTCTAACTTTAACGGCTATTAATCCAGAGAGGCAGCTTTTAGGGGGGGCAATTCTGCCGGGCTTAACAATGCAATTTCAATCTCTTCAGCAAAAAACGGCCCAGCTTCCGGCTTTGGTTTTACCGTCTGACTTACCCTCTCTCTGGGCAACAGATACGACAACGGCCATAGAAAGTGGTATTTTATACGTGCTTCTGGCCGGGATTAAGCATTTTGTTGAAGATTGGTATGCTCAATATTCTCAAGGGGCGATCGCGTTAACAGGGGGTGATGCGGACATTCTCTTTAAATATATTAAAACTCAATATCCGTCATTAGCAAAGAAAATGATTATAGATAAAAACCTGATTTTTTGGGGAATGCGATCGCTTTTGTCTGATTTGAGTAAAGGAAAATATTGA